A window from Garra rufa chromosome 14, GarRuf1.0, whole genome shotgun sequence encodes these proteins:
- the LOC141285270 gene encoding claudin-4-like, with the protein MRAKLEILALVLGTIGLVGTIAVTAMPMWKVTAFIGPNIIVMETLWEGLWMACIRQADISMQCKVYDSLLILPADIQAARGLMCTSITLAVLAVLVSVCGIRGTDCCHDDVRGKNVILLVGGCLFVLAGLATLLPVSWSTHSIIRDFYNPMVVESLKREIGQALYLGFATFMFLLVAGVILLCRYGPRQRKDEEENKSYIPVEKDKAGMSVLGRIPSYDSYRKNQYV; encoded by the coding sequence ATGAGGGCTAAACTAGAGATCCTAGCTCTGGTTCTGGGCACCATTGGCCTGGTGGGGACCATCGCAGTGACCGCCATGCCCATGTGGAAGGTGACGGCCTTCATCGGGCCCAACATCATCGTAATGGAGACGCTGTGGGAGGGGTTATGGATGGCCTGCATACGGCAAGCAGACATCAGCATGCAGTGCAAAGTTTACGACTCGCTGCTCATCCTTCCGGCGGACATCCAGGCGGCCCGCGGGCTCATGTGCACCTCCATCACTCTCGCCGTTTTGGCCGTCCTTGTGTCCGTCTGTGGGATAAGGGGCACGGATTGTTGCCATGATGACGTCCGAGGCAAGAACGTGATCCTGTTGGTGGGCGGGTGTCTGTTTGTGCTCGCCGGCCTTGCTACTCTCCTTCCCGTCTCCTGGTCGACTCACTCCATCATCCGAGACTTCTACAACCCGATGGTTGTGGAGTCGCTCAAGAGGGAGATCGGACAGGCGCTGTATTTGGGCTTCGCCACGTTCATGTTCCTGCTGGTCGCGGGGGTGATACTGCTGTGCCGCTATGGTCCCCGTCAGAGGAAGGATGAGGAGGAGAACAAGTCGTACATCCCGGTGGAAAAGGACAAAGCGGGAATGAGCGTGTTGGGACGGATACCCTCTTATGACTCATACCGGAAGAATCAGTACGTCTGA
- the LOC141285030 gene encoding claudin-8-like — MSYTAGSYAAKSYGGSAYTGYPDEKSAKEVYDDQVKREKRKRRESMCCEVVALIIGFLGLIGVAAVTGLPMWKVTAFIEENIIVMETRWEGLWMNCYRQANIRMQCKVYDSLLFLPADLQAARGLMCASVALSTFACIVSAVGMRCTRLVDSRPKTKHVVLVSGGCLFLAGCLTTIIPVSWTAHVIIRDFYNPLLIDAQRRELGEALYIGWVTSALLFSAGVILLCRHAPRTQDKEDMAAVLYRAGSAPYNYSYRPGYGYQPAYGYQPGYNYQPTYSPVPTIYNPPRY, encoded by the coding sequence ATGTCTTACACGGCCGGGTCTTACGCGGCCAAATCCTACGGGGGCAGCGCATACACTGGATATCCAGATGAGAAGTCGGCGAAAGAGGTGTACGATGATCAGGTGAAGCGAGAGAAGAGAAAGAGACGGGAATCCATGTGCTGCGAGGTGGTTGCGCTGATCATCGGCTTCCTTGGACTGATCGGCGTCGCCGCCGTCACGGGCCTCCCGATGTGGAAAGTCACAGCATTCATCGAGGAGAACATCATCGTGATGGAAACGCGTTGGGAGGGATTGTGGATGAACTGCTACCGGCAAGCCAACATCCGCATGCAATGCAAAGTATATGATTCTTTGCTGTTTCTCCCGGCCGATCTCCAGGCTGCCAGGGGTCTTATGTGCGCCTCTGTCGCTCTGAGCACCTTCGCCTGCATTGTGTCGGCCGTTGGGATGCGCTGTACCCGTCTGGTAGACTCCCGTCCCAAAACCAAGCACGTTGTTTTGGTGAGCGGAGGGTGTTTGTTTTTGGCCGGCTGTTTGACCACCATCATTCCCGTGTCGTGGACGGCTCACGTGATCATCCGGGATTTCTACAACCCGTTGTTAATCGATGCCCAACGCAGAGAGCTTGGGGAGGCACTGTACATTGGATGGGTCACTTCAGCTTTGCTTTTTAGTGCTGGGGTGATTCTGCTCTGTCGGCATGCACCACGCACCCAGGATAAAGAGGACATGGCTGCTGTTCTGTATCGGGCCGGATCGGCTCCGTATAACTACTCCTACAGGCCTGGATATGGATACCAGCCTGCGTACGGATACCAGCCCGGGTATAACTATCAACCAACCTACTCCCCTGTCCCAACAATTTATAACCCTCCAAGATACTGA
- the cldn8.3 gene encoding claudin-17, producing the protein MMVQGKCELIALCLGIIGLIGAVAVTGLPMWKVTAFIGENIIVMETRWEGLWMTCFRQANIHMQCKVYDSLLFLPPDLQAARGLTCCAMALSGIGLIVSLVGLRCMSCLTDQPRAKSLIAMAAGVMQILASVCLIIPVSWTAHTIIRDFYNPLLIDAQRRELGEALYIGWVTSGFLLASGIIFLCRRVESKPESFRARPPTNKPILNHFQTFNTIRHQPLVQSNSLSIQQPSTSPFSYAITPSSGQHSPYSMQAVAPGSLVYSQNSQNPNYYGQNVMQSHYVAGYPHRLSTRFKGSSGSYPYASYSTGSMFHPLPQNPLFIGYNYSRVQSHTSGSSSGLRI; encoded by the coding sequence ATGATGGTTCAGGGCAAGTGTGAACTCATCGCCCTGTGTCTGGGCATCATCGGTCTGATCGGTGCGGTGGCCGTCACTGGTCTTCCAATGTGGAAAGTGACGGCGTTCATCGGGGAGAACATCATCGTGATGGAAACTCGTTGGGAGGGTCTATGGATGACCTGCTTCAGGCAGGCCAACATTCACATGCAGTGCAAAGTCTATGACTCTCTGCTGTTCCTCCCGCCGGACCTGCAGGCGGCCCGTGGGTTGACGTGTTGCGCTATGGCGCTGTCTGGAATTGGACTGATAGTGTCTCTCGTGGGCCTCCGTTGCATGTCGTGTCTTACGGATCAACCGCGGGCCAAAAGTCTCATTGCAATGGCCGCAGGGGTTATGCAGATTCTAGCGTCTGTTTGCCTAATCATCCCGGTCTCTTGGACAGCCCACACTATCATTAGAGACTTCTACAACCCTTTGTTGATTGACGCGCAGCGCAGGGAACTTGGAGAGGCGCTTTATATTGGTTGGGTGACAAGTGGTTTTCTTCTGGCATCTGGAATTATATTTCTCTGTCGTCGCGTTGAGTCAAAACCAGAATCATTTCGTGCTCGTCCACCAACTAATAAACCCATTTTAAACCACTTCCAGACCTTTAACACTATAAGACACCAGCCTTTGGTCCAGAGCAATAGCCTATCCATTCAACAGCCTTCGACGTCCCCGTTCAGCTACGCCATTACGCCCTCTAGTGGCCAACATTCACCCTACAGCATGCAGGCGGTGGCTCCAGGGTCTTTAGTGTACAGCCAGAACAGTCAGAATCCGAACTATTATGGCCAAAATGTGATGCAAAGCCACTACGTTGCTGGTTACCCACATCGGCTTTCCACACGTTTCAAAGGAAGCAGCGGCAGCTATCCCTACGCTTCATACTCCACCGGATCAATGTTTCATCCTCTACCGCAGAATCCGCTCTTCATAGGGTACAACTACTCCAGGGTGCAGTCCCACACCTCAGGGAGTAGCTCTGGATTGCGTATTTAA
- the cldn8.1 gene encoding claudin-8, with amino-acid sequence MANGALEIVGMCVSLIGLIGAAASTGMPMWRVTAFIGENIIVMETRYEGLWMNCFRQANIRMQCKVYDSLLALTPDLQAARGLMCCSVALTGLGLLIAIAGMRCTACIQGNDRAKRMILIISGCMILAGCFCCLIPVSWTGHAIIQDFYNPLLIDAQRRELGEALYIGWVSSAFLFVGGCIFTCCSGPLDKGPDPRYMYARNQPYVAYQPQPVAYHPQPRSVYSHPSGPPSFIEQSYQPSRQQSFIQPSRQQSFIQPSRHPSARSAVAYL; translated from the coding sequence ATGGCGAACGGAGCCCTGGAGATCGTGGGAATGTGCGTGAGCCTGATCGGCCTCATCGGGGCGGCGGCCAGCACTGGGATGCCGATGTGGAGGGTGACAGCATTCATTGGTGAGAACATTATTGTTATGGAGACTCGCTACGAGGGATTGTGGATGAACTGCTTCCGGCAGGCCAACATTCGGATGCAGTGCAAGGTGTACGATTCCTTGCTGGCGCTGACGCCGGACCTCCAGGCCGCTCGGGGGCTCATGTGCTGCTCTGTGGCGTTGACCGGGCTGGGTTTACTAATCGCAATCGCTGGGATGAGGTGCACGGCGTGCATTCAAGGGAATGACCGTGCCAAGCGGATGATTCTGATCATCTCTGGTTGCATGATCCTAGCTGGCTGCTTCTGCTGCCTCATCCCTGTCTCCTGGACCGGACATGCCATCATCCAGGACTTCTACAACCCCTTGCTCATCGACGCCCAGCGTAGGGAACTCGGGGAGGCCTTGTACATTGGTTGGGTGTCGTCTGCCTTCTTATTCGTGGGCGGGTGCATATTCACCTGCTGCAGTGGCCCCCTGGACAAGGGCCCGGATCCAAGGTACATGTACGCCAGGAACCAGCCCTACGTGGCCTATCAGCCACAACCTGTGGCCTACCACCCTCAGCCTCGCTCGGTGTATAGCCACCCGTCCGGACCACCATCATTTATTGAGCAGTCGTACCAACCGTCAAGACAGCAGTCATTCATTCAACCTTCCAGACAGCAGTCCTTCATACAACCGTCCCGACATCCGTCCGCCCGCAGCGCCGTGGCTTATCTCTAA